The Vigna unguiculata cultivar IT97K-499-35 chromosome 6, ASM411807v1, whole genome shotgun sequence genome contains a region encoding:
- the LOC114187157 gene encoding huntingtin-interacting protein K — translation MEGGEEGVEMVVDSKDLQQQSKALDKLTDRVEDRQLDSTRVQEAMASIAASAEADRNAMRIREKELAAVKINAADVDIIANELELDKKVAERTLREHKGDAVAAIRHLLH, via the exons ATGGAGGGTGGAGAGGAGGGAGTGGAGATGGTGGTGGACTCGAAGGACTTACAGCAACAGAGCAAAGCCTTGGACAAGCTCACTGACCGCGTCGAGGATCGCCAATTGGATTCTACTCGCGTTCAGGAGGCAATGGCTTCCATCGCTGCTTCTGCCGAAGCTGATCGCAATGCCATGCGCATCAG GGAGAAAGAATTAGCTGCTGTTAAGATAAATGCAGCGGATGTTGATATAATTGCTAATGAGCTAGAG TTGGACAAAAAGGTTGCGGAAAGAACTTTGCGGGAGCACAAAGGTGATGCAGTTGCTGCCATTCGGCACTTACTTCATTAG
- the LOC114187596 gene encoding glycine-rich cell wall structural protein-like translates to MDKLRKSVGTLSLFILLVIVTAECRKIKDDELPGGFEGGGFGDGEGGPGGGIGGVVGGDDGAEGGAGGGGKGGHEVGGGGVGGGAGGDPGSGSGGVGDGVGNGDGVGGGMGGGVGGGVGNGSGVGGGHKGGVGGGGAGGGAVGGKGGGVVGVGAGGGLGGGSGAGGAGGEAGHGHGGGVGGGSGGVGGDGGAGGAPGGDGGVGGVGGGGDAGGGSSGGGADGGSGVGGGAGGGIGGGSGGGCEGEAEGGAGWDFGGIGVGSGHAGSDGEIGGGY, encoded by the coding sequence ATGGATAAATTACGTAAGAGTGTTGGAACACTTAGTTTGTTCATTTTGCTTGTCATAGTGACAGCTGAATGTCGAAAGATCAAAGATGATGAATTGCCTGGAGGCTTTGAAGGTGGTGGTTTTGGCGATGGTGAAGGTGGGCCTGGTGGTGGCATAGGAGGAGTAGTTGGTGGAGATGACGGGGCAGAAGGTGGTGCTGGTGGAGGCGGTAAAGGAGGACATGAAGTTGGAGGCGGTGGAGTTGGAGGAGGTGCTGGAGGAGACCCAGGAAGTGGATCTGGTGGTGTTGGAGATGGAGTTGGTAATGGCGATGGCGTTGGAGGTGGTATGGGAGGTGGTGTTGGAGGTGGAGTTGGTAATGGCAGCGGCGTTGGAGGTGGACACAAAGGTGGAGTTGGAGGGGGTGGAGCCGGGGGCGGTGCCGTTGGTGGTAAAGGAGGAGGTGTAGTAGGAGTTGGTGCTGGTGGGGGTTTAGGAGGAGGTAGTGGTGCTGGAGGTGCCGGAGGAGAAGCTGGCCATGGacatggtggtggtgttggaGGAGGAAGTGGTGGGGTTGGAGGAGATGGTGGTGCTGGTGGTGCCCCAGGCGGCGATGGAGGTGTTGGCGGCGTTGGAGGAGGAGGTGATGCTGGTGGGGGCTCATCAGGAGGTGGTGCTGATGGAGGCTCAGGTGTGGGAGGAGGAGCTGGTGGTGGCATTGGAGGAGGAAGTGGTGGAGGCTGTGAAGGAGAAGCTGAAGGTGGTGCTGGTTGGGACTTTGGAGGCATTGGAGTTGGTAGTGGTCATGCAGGTAGCGACGGAGAAATTGGTGGTGGGTATTAA
- the LOC114186702 gene encoding probable pectinesterase 67, which translates to MPNLPSSSSFLLSAILIFCISHSALATNHAETIADSPMLTQKLGINRTIKVDINGNGDFTSVQAAIDSIPEDNSQWVIVHIRKGVYREKVRIRSNKPYIFLRGNGRGRTGITWSQSSTDNVASATVRIEAHDVIVFGISFQNEAPTGRAYTSQNQSVAVYVAAEKVAFYHCSFYSTHNTLFDQKGRHYYANCYIQGSIDFIFGRARTIFYHPEIFVVDDKRLTVQGSITAHNRENAEELNGYIFIKGMVYGTGAVYLGRAKGPYSRVIFSETYLSKTIVPAGWTNWSHSGSTKNIVHGEYNCRGPGAVREGRAPWSMQLTKKDVEQFLSIDYIDGKNWLPVWL; encoded by the exons ATGCCTAATCttccttcatcttcttcttttcttctttctgctATTCTCATTTTTTGCATCTCACATTCTGCCCTTGCCACCAACCATGCAGAAACTATCGCTGACTCTCCTATGTTGACGCAAAAGTTAGGAATTAATCGTACCATCAAAGTAGACATCAATGGCAACGGGGATTTCACAAGTGTACAAGCTGCCATAGATTCCATTCCTGAAGATAATTCTCAGTGGGTAATAGTTCATATCAGAAAAGGAGTATACAG AGAAAAAGTGCGCATACGATCTAATAAGCCTTATATATTCCTGAGAGGGAATGGGCGAGGAAGAACCGGCATAACTTGGTCTCAGAGCTCTACAGACAACGTGGCTTCTGCCACCGTCAGAATCGAAGCACATGACGTCATTGTCTTTGGGATTAGCTTCCAG AATGAGGCACCTACGGGGCGTGCTTATACCTCGCAAAACCAATCGGTGGCAGTGTATGTGGCAGCAGAAAAAGTAGCATTTTATCATTGTTCATTTTACAGTACTCACAACACTCTGTTTGATCAAAAAGGTAGACACTACTATGCTAATTGCTACATTCAAGGCTCAATTGATTTCATATTTGGTCGTGCCAGAACAATCTTCTAT CACCCTGAAATATTTGTGGTGGATGATAAAAGGTTAACGGTTCAAGGTTCAATCACGGCTCATAATAGGGAAAATGCAGAAGAGTTGAATGGATATATCTTCATCAAAGGCATGGTTTATGGCACTGGTGCAGTTTACCTGGGAAGGGCCAAGGGTCCTTATTCTAGGGTTATTTTTTCTGAGACATATCTGTCCAAGACCATTGTCCCTGCGGGGTGGACCAATTGGAGCCATTCTGGTAGCACAAA AAACATAGTCCATGGGGAGTACAATTGCCGTGGACCTGGTGCTGTGAGGGAGGGACGTGCTCCTTGGTCGATGCAGCTAACTAAGAAAGACGTTGAGCAATTTTTATCTATTGATTATATTGATGGCAAAAATTGGTTGCCAGTATGGTTGTAA